The proteins below come from a single Vanacampus margaritifer isolate UIUO_Vmar chromosome 10, RoL_Vmar_1.0, whole genome shotgun sequence genomic window:
- the smtnl1 gene encoding smoothelin-like 1 produces the protein MDGDTSKQETPEFSEGSQTDSSESKQTDEKELVQNRDPGGGTPEASAVEGQGLMAEVRENPTPQVGGEEAADTHPLQTTASKSVEEDRKDPGEDKKGEEREEVKNKDMVEEKAESKEKVEENVSEAKSVDKKPEKEEEEKKQAKEDQVKDKESLKEAEKQGKAKRNPKATPHAMSRPRPSARCGRASKKSDIIAKFQQGAPETPIPRNFKIQKSSTASATGASIKQRILQWCRSKTQHYQGVNIENFSSSWCDGMAFCALIHRYFPDAFDYNELKPTEREKNFTLAFQTAESLADCWPLLEVPDMLMMGNNPDPMCVFTYVQSLCHNLSKLDKEKKEKEEKTDEEKAEKGEDAAKELSVDKDETEHGENRTLRSDKEEKGRDSSGTTREEEEASKSCEMEGDAEVLVEAES, from the exons ACAGATGAGAAAGAGCTCGTGCAGAACAGAGACCCAGGAGGCGGGACTCCAGAGGCCAGTGCGGTGGAAGGTCAGGGGCTAATGGCAGAGGTGAGGGAGAATCCCACACCACAAGTCGGGGGTGAGGAGGCTGCGGACACACACCCACTGCAGACAACTGCTTCAAAGTCGGTTGAAGAAGACCGGAAGGACCCGGGAGAGGACAAGAAGGGGGAAGAGAGGGAggaggtaaaaaataaagatatggTGGAGGAGAAGGCCGAGAGCAAAGAGAAAGTTGAAGAAAACGTGAGTGAAGCCAAaagtgttgataaaaagccagaaaaggaggaagaggagaaaaaacaagCCAAAGAAGATCAAGTAAAAGACAAAGAAAGTCTTAAAGAGGCCGAAAAACAAGGGAAGGCCAAAAGAAACCCAAAAGCAACACCTCATGCCATGTCCCGTCCGAGACCCTCGGCTCGCTGTGGCCGAGCATCCAAAAAGAGCGACATCATCGCTAAGTTCCAACAGGGCGCCCCTGA GACGCCAATACCACGCAACTTCAAAATTCAGAAGTCATCCACAGCTTCGGCCACGGGGGCTTCCATCAAACAGAGAATTTTGCAGTGGTGCCGCAGCAAAACTCAACACTATCAG GGCGTCAACATAGAAAACTTCTCTTCATCTTGGTGTGACGGGATGGCTTTCTGTGCGTTGATCCATCGCTACTTTCCCGACGCGTTTGACTACAACGAGTTGAAACCCACTGAAAGGGAGAAGAATTTCACATTGGCCTTCCAAACTGCAGA GTCACTTGCAGACTGCTGGCCACTGCTGGAAGTGCCTGACATGCTCATGATGGGCAACAATCCGGACCCAATGTGTGTGTTCACCTACGTCCAGTCTCTGTGCCACAACCTCTCCAAACTGGACAAAgagaagaaagagaaagaagagaaaacagACGAAGAGAAGGCTGAGAAGGGAGAGGATGCCGCCAAGGAGCTGTCAGTGGATAAGGATGAGACCGAGCATGGTGAGAACAGGACGCTGAGGAGTGACAAGGAGGAGAAAGGAAGAGATAGCTCAGGAACAACTagagaggaagaagaagcaTCAAAGAGCTGTGAGATGGAGGGAGATGCAGAGGTGCTTGTGGAGGCAGAGTCCTAG